One window from the genome of Daphnia pulex isolate KAP4 chromosome 9, ASM2113471v1 encodes:
- the LOC124202923 gene encoding aldehyde dehydrogenase, mitochondrial-like, whose translation MTAQPEIKFTQLFIDGKFVDSVSGKKFAVINPSTGKKLCDVAEGDKADVDIAVEAARRAFKFGSTWRTMDASNRGRLINKLADLIERDADYLAALETLNNGKPLAEAQFDMVCAVNCLRYYAGWSDKIHGQTIPADGSIFVVTRKEPVGVVGQIIPWNYPVLMCAWKFGPALAAGCTVVLKPAEQTPLTALYLAHLSIEAGFPTGVINVVNGFGETAGAALANHQHIQKIAFTGSTQVGKIIMETAAKSNLKRVSLELGGKSPIVVFPDVDLDEAVTICYNAIFANMGQCCCAGSRTFVHEDIYAEFVKKATAMAAARKVGNPFDEGVEQGPQVSEEQYNKILELLDSGKKEGASVTCGGNKWGTEGFFVEPTVFADVTDNMRIAREEIFGPVQTIFKFRTMEELIERANDTCYGLAAGVLTKDINTALTFAQAVEAGSVWVNCYDATMPQTPFGGFKMSGQGRELGEEGLHHYLEVKTITIAVPQKNS comes from the exons ATGACTGCTCAACCCGAAATTAAATTCACACAG TTGTTCATCGATGGCAAGTTTGTTGATTCGGTTAGTGGCAAGAAGTTTGCTGTTATCAATCCATCGACTGGCAAGAAGTTGTGCGACGTAGCTGAAGGCGATAAA GCTGACGTAGATATCGCCGTTGAGGCAGCTCGACGAGCATTCAAATTTGGTTCGACATGGCGTACTATGGATGCTTCGAATCGTGGCCGTCTCATCAACAAG CTAGCGGATCTCATTGAACGAGATGCCGATTATCTGGCTGCCCTGGAAACTCTTAATAATGGAAAACCATTGGCCGAAGCTCAATTTGATATGGTCTGTGCAGTCAACTGTCTTCGTTATTACGCCG GATGGAGCGATAAGATTCACGGGCAAACGATTCCTGCAG ATGGCAGCATCTTCGTCGTGACGCGTAAGGAACCTGTTGGAGTCGTCGGCCAGATCATCCCAT GGAACTACCCAGTGTTG ATGTGTGCATGGAAGTTCGGACCGGCGTTAGCTGCTGGGTGCACAGTTGTCCTCAAACCCGCTGAGCAGACCCCATTAACTGCTCTCTATTTGGCTCACTTATCGATTGAG GCCGGTTTTCCCACAGGTGTGATCAACGTTGTCAATGGTTTCGGTGAAACGGCCGGGGCGGCTTTAGCTAATCACCAACATATCCAAAAGATTGCTTTCACTGGTTCAACTCAG GTGGGAAAAATAATCATGGAGACCGCAGCCAAATCCAACTTGAAGCGAGTCAGCTTAGAACTAGGAGGAAAAAGTCCTATCGTTGTTTTTCCCGATGTCGATt TGGATGAAGCTGTCACCATTTGTTATAATGCAATTTTCGCCAATATGGGACAATGCTGTTGCGCAG GTTCGCGTACGTTTGTTCACGAGGACATTTATGCTGAATTTGTCAAGAAAGCTACCGCTATGGCCGCTGCACGCAAAGTTGGCAATCCTTTTGACGAGGGAGTAGAACAAGGACCTCAG GTTAGTGAAGagcaatataataaaattcttGAGCTGCTCGATTCTGGCAAGAAAGAAGGAGCGTCGGTCACGTGCGGCGGTAATAAATGGGGAACCGAAGGGTTTTTCGTTGAACCCACTGTTTTTGCAGATGTGACAGATAACATGCGTATAGCAAGAGAGGAG aTTTTCGGCCCCGTTCAgactattttcaaatttcgcacAATGGAGGAGTTAATCGAGCGCGCTAATGACACATGTTACG gtctTGCTGCTGGTGTACTAACTAAGGATATCAATACGGCCCTTACATTCGCCCAGGCGGTTGAAGCTGGTTCTGTTTG GGTTAATTGTTATGACGCCACCATGCCTCAGACACCATTTGGCGGTTTCAAAATGTCTGGCCAAGGCAGGGAATT gGGTGAAGAGGGACTGCATCACTACTTGGAAGTCAAGACCATTACCATTGCTGTCCCCCAAAAGAACTCataa
- the LOC124202924 gene encoding WSC domain-containing protein 1-like, producing MLQYHLRSFRRFLIVLFLFSTLMILVNTTVFFGDTVFSSMASLNPNQTTDKTENIGINYKKTVVKNRKFRQLRFSPAKRFIRRPWPNTPDCSNFTIRRTMTNSLPPVALASFPGSGNTWVRGLIEAASGIYTGSIYKDANLYLHGFWGELADWNAGVTVAQKTHDSGADHVRSFSGGRSIFLNRNPYEAILSFHNFLYGGHVGHASSANFRRSEWPDFLMDQTRRWLSTAVNWTQYSTELLSIHYEDLRKDPRPQLRLILEFLQLPVDERRLDCIEKYPPKKFHRKNRFGEELDENAIFPERMRHVLDRAIRYVDYLTQQTGNRGLPLDNYSYYNQSSWKGSQPARTVPNQTWIEWISDQWGFRVESLLKDPLTQMLRDEAEANIFYSWNIPFASAFNESKELERDFNSGPPLFIQQFRHAKFPPK from the exons ATGCTCCAGTACCATTTGCGATCGTTTAGGAGGTTTTTGATCGTGTTGTTTCTGTTCTCTACGCTAATGATTCTCGTGAACACAACAGTCTTCTTCGGCGATACTGTTTTCTCGTCAATGGCATCATTAAACCCCAACCAGACTACCGACAAAACGGAAAACATCGGCATCAATTATAA AAAGACTGTCGTTAAAAACCGAAAGTTCCGTCAACTGAGATTCAGCCCAGCGAAACGTTTTATTCGTCGACCTTGGCCAAACACACCGGATTGTTCCAACTTCACCATCAG ACGGACGATGACAAACAGTTTACCACCGGTGGCTCTCGCTAGTTTTCCCGGTAGTGGAAACACTTGGGTCCGCGGTCTAATTGAAGCAGCCTCGGGGATTTATACCGGAAGTATTTACAAAGATGCCAATCTTTATCTTCACG GTTTTTGGGGTGAGCTTGCAGACTGGAACGCTGGCGTGACAGTTGCGCAGAAAACTCACGATTCCGGTGCAGATCACGTCCGATCTTTTTCGGGAGGCCGAAGTATTTTCCTCAACCGCAATCCTTACGAAGCCATTTTGTCGTTTCATAACTTCCTTTATGGTGGCCACGTTGGACATGCCTCGTCGGCCAATTTCCGTCGAtctg AATGGCCGGATTTCTTGATGGATCAAACAAGACGGTGGCTCAGCACCGCCGTTAACTGGACCCAATATTCAACGGAGCTGCTGAGCATTCATTACGAGGACCTCAGAAAGGACCCACGACCGCAGCTGCGTCTCATCTTAGAATTTCTGCAGCTTCCGGTCGACGAAAGACGATTGGACTGCATAGAG AAATATCCGCCAAAGAAATTCCATCGAAAAAACCGATTCGGCGAAGAGCTGGATGAAAATGCAATCTTTCCCGAGCGGATGAGACATGTTTTAGATCGAGCAATTCGATACGTCGACTATCTCACTCAACAGACGGGCAATCGGGGTTTACCGCTTGACAACTACAGCTATTACAACCAGTCCAGCTGGAAAGGATCTCAGCCGGCTAGGACAGTGCCAAATCAAACGTGGATCGAGTGGATCTCGGATCAATGGGGCTTCAGGGTCGAGTCTCTGCTGAAAGACCCGCTGACCCAGATGCTTCGAGACGAAGCCGAAGCGAACATTTTCTATAGCTGGAATATTCCATTCGCATCCGCCTTTAACGAATCGAAAGAACTGGAGCGGGACTTCAACTCCGGGCCACCGCTTTTTATCCAGCAGTTTCGGCACGCAAAATTTCCACCCAAATGA